The proteins below are encoded in one region of Lonchura striata isolate bLonStr1 chromosome 1, bLonStr1.mat, whole genome shotgun sequence:
- the CHPF2 gene encoding chondroitin sulfate glucuronyltransferase isoform X2 encodes MYFLYRTRYIQTELGFHERLFVAVLTSKATLNTLAVAVNKTVAHHFPRLLYFTGLRSAKVPHGMVLVAHGDERPIWLMYETVNYIHQHFGSDYDWFYIMQDDTYAQAEQVKALVTHLSINQDVYLGRAEEFIGGDEQARYCHGGFGYLLSRSLLLKLHPHLDSCRNEILSVRPDEWLGRCIIDFLGITCVSQLQGQHYHTYELAKNTDLEKEEEEDFQAALAVHPVSDMTLMYRLHKQFSRIQLDRIYQEIQDLQMQIRNLTALTPAGEAGVTWPVGINAPFLPKSRFEVISWDYFTEQHLFSCPDGSPKCELSGASKADVSEIIESAVEQLNRLYQPLLRFSKRQLLNGYRRFDPTRGMEYTLDLLLEAATQKGHSHVLAKRVSLVRPLSKVEIIPMPYVTEATRVQLVLPLTVQDLDFVANFLDMFAMNTLDTHDNALLTLLFIYHPYDAQRVGQVDVFAGVKAMVGELEKRYAEVKIPWISVKTEVPSQVKLMDIVSKKHPVDTLFFLASVWTEINMEFLNRCRMNTISNWQVFFPVHFQEFNPALVYRGEQTASSSTDFLRDGHFDRHSFAEACFYNSDYMTARTKLAADILDRDEVLESMEVFDVFLHYSGLHLFRAVEPGLVQKYTLRSCNPRLSEELYHRCVLSNLEGLASRSHLAMALFEQEQANST; translated from the exons ATGTACTTCCTTTACAGAACTCGCTACATTCAGACAGAATTGGGATTCCATGAGAGACTGTTTGTGGCTGTGCTGACCTCCAAGGCCACGCTGAACACGTTGGCAGTGGCAGTGAACAAGACCGTGGCCCACCACTTCCCACGCCTGCTGTACTTCACCGGGCTGCGCAGTGCCAAGGTGCCCCATGGCATGGTGCTGGTGGCCCACGGTGACGAGAGGCCCATTTGGCTCATGTATGAGACCGTGAACTATATCCATCAGCATTTTGGTTCTGACTATGACTGGTTCTACATCATGCAGGATGACACCTATGCCCAAGCTGAGCAGGTCAAGGCTCTGGTGACACACCTGAGTATTAACCAAGATGTGTACCTGGGGCGAGCGGAGGAGTTCATCGGGGGAGATGAGCAGGCCCGCTACTGTCACGGGGGCTTTGGCTACCTGCTGTCCCGTAGCCTCTTGCTTAAGCTCCACCCACACCTGGACAGCTGTCGCAATGAGATCCTCAGCGTGCGCCCAGATGAGTGGCTAGGTCGTTGCATCATTGATTTCCTTGGCATCACTTGTGTTTCCCAGCTCCAG GGCCAGCATTATCACACTTATGAATTAGCCAAGAATACTGacctggagaaggaggaagaagaggactTCCAAGCAGCTCTTGCAGTGCACCCTGTTTCTGACATGACCCTGATGTACCGGCTGCACAAGCAGTTCAGCAGGATCCAGCTGGACAGAATCTATCAGGAGATCCAGGACCTCCAG ATGCAGATCAGGAACCTGACAGCACTGACCCCTGCAGGTGAGGCAGGTGTGACCTGGCCTGTGGGCATTAATGCCCCTTTCCTTCCAAAGTCTCGTTTTGAGGTGATCAGCTGGGACTACTTCACAGAACAGCACCTCTTCTCCTGTCCCGACGGCTCCCCAAAATGCGAGCTCTCCGGAGCCAGTAAGGCAGACGTCAGTGAAATCATTGAGTCTGCGGTGGAGCAGCTGAACCGTCTCTATCAGCCCCTGCTTCGCTTCAGCAAGCGGCAGCTGCTGAATGGCTACCGGCGCTTCGACCCCACGCGGGGCATGGAATACACCCTGGACCTGCTCCTGGAGGCTGCCACCCAGAAGGGTCACAGTCATGTTCTGGCCAAGCGAGTGAGCTTGGTCCGACCCTTAAGTAAGGTGGAAATTATTCCCATGCCATATGTGACAGAAGCCACACGGGTGCAATTGGTGCTTCCCTTGACAGTGCAGGACCTGGATTTTGTAGCAAACTTCCTGGATATGTTTGCTATGAACACACTGGACACACATGATAATGCCTTGCTGACTTTGCTTTTTATCTACCATCCCTATGATGCCCAGAGAGTTGGCCAGGTGGATGTTTTTGCTGGAGTCAAAGCCATGGTAGGAGAGCTAGAGAAACGCTATGCGGAAGTTAAAATCCCGTGGATTAGTGTTAAAACAGAGGTGCCATCACAAGTGAAGCTCATGGATATAGTCTCAAAGAAGCACCCTGTGGACACACTGTTTTTCTTGGCCAGCGTCTGGACAGAAATCAACATGGAGTTTCTGAACCGTTGCCGCATGAACACCATCAGCAATTGGCAAGTCTTTTTCCCTGTGCATTTCCAGGAGTTCAACCCTGCGCTGGTGTACCGTGGTGAGCAGACAGCATCCTCCAGCACCGACTTCCTGAGAGATGGGCATTTTGACAGACATTCCTTTGCTGAGGCCTGCTTTTATAATTCTGACTACATGACAGCGCGTACCAAGCTCGCAGCTGATATCCTGGACCGAGATGAGGTGCTGGAGAGCATGGAGGTATTTGATGTCTTCCTCCACTACTCTGGCCTGCATCTGTTCAGGGCTGTGGAGCCGGGGCTAGTGCAGAAATACACACTGAGAAGCTGCAACCCCCGGCTCAGTGAGGAGCTGTACCACCGCTGTGTGCTCAGTAACTTGGAAGGACTTGCATCCCGCTCACATTTAGCCATGGCGCTCTTTGAGCAGGAACAGGCCAACAGCACTTGA